ACGCATCTTTTTTTACTTCTAAATCATCTTGAGTAAGTTGCTGTAAGCCTTTTTCTGGGCTGAGTAAGTATAACCGTGAATCTCCAATCCAAGCCAAACTAACTTCATACTTAGCTTCTAGTTTGGGATAGAAGTTGAGGAAGGTGTGAAAACTGACCTCTGTGTGACGTTATATCGATATGTGAAAAGTTTGGTAGATAAGTTAGATGCTCGGATAGAAAGTTGGCGAGAAGTGACTGAATGGTTAGAAGAAGCCGGATATAAACGACAGACACCCCCTGAGATTCCCGTTGATAGTTTGCTGACTGAAAAAAGTGTTGTTAATGTTGTTAGAGTCGATAGAAGCGTTACCACTTCTACCTCTCCTTCAGAACCGTGCGTGAGACTTTCACCTCACACGGCTCCTTGATAATTCCACCTTTGTTATAGGTACGATTCAAAACGGGTTATTGTCATGATTCTTGATTAAAGAACCGTCGTGGGCCGTTTTTATGTCGTGACAATGTTTGTGTAGAAGTTGCAGATTATCATAAGTGTCTTTTCCACCTAATGATGTTGGTTTAATATGATCAACCTCTACAATGTCTGTACTTGTGAAATACAGACCACAGTCAGGACAAATACCCTTTTGTTTCTTGATTAATTTAGAAACCCTGTTAGGAGTTTCAGGATATTTGCCTCTTCGTTTACTCCAATAAGTCCAGTTGCCATCATACGGACTAGCTTCGCTTTTAACCTTTGTATGCCTTACGATTGGCGTACTAGCGTGAGTGATTAATTCTAATCCGTCTTCTGTACTGAAACACCAATTTTTGTTGCCTACTGTTCTCCAGTATTTATCTTTATTGATGTCCCCTTTTCCCCTTGTTCTTGCCCATGTTCTCAACTTATCATAAGTTAGATGATCAACTTGTGAGAAAGTTTTTTTACTAGCAACTGTTGAGTAATAGTTTGACCACCCTTTAATTATTGGGTTTAGCTTACTAATTAAAGTAGCTTGTGGGGCGGTCGTATAAGTATCTATTACTTCAGCTATCTTGATAAGATGAGTTTTGATTTTGGTTTTTGAGGGTGTGATTATTGTTTTAAAACCTAGTGGAATTCCTTTGGAATTATTGGCACTTCTGTAGTTACCTACTTCGTGTTGTTGTATATGGAATCCTAAAAAATTAAACCCAACTTTTCCGTCAATTTCATTGAGGGTGTGGGTTATTTTTGTTTTACTGGGTTTTAATTCCAATCCCATATCACTCAACCATTCAGCGATTATCTCTTGACACTTTCTGACAACGTTTACATCCTCATGGATTATCACAAAGTCATCAGCGTAACGGATTAAACTAAGGGCATTACGGTTATTTTGTTTATGTCCTTTTAGAGTTTCTGCATATTGCTTGACTCTTTCTTCCATACCATGTAAGGCAATATTTGCAAGTAGAGGTGAAATCACCCCCCCTTGTGGTGTTCCCTCATGGGCAGGAAAAAGTTGTTTTCCGACGCAGTACCCTGCTTTGAGCCACACTTGAATTTGACGGCTTAAAGTGGGGTATGTATGTATTTTGGAGATTAACACTTGATGGTCTATACGATCAAAGCATTTTGAGATATCAGCATCAAGCACATATTTGGCTTTTTGATGGATGCTATTGAATATTGCTTCGATTGCATCGTGGCAGGAACGTCCTGGTCTGAAACCGTAACTGTTAGGTTCAAATTTAGCCTCCCATTCGGGTTCTAATGCTAGTTTGACTAACGCTTGTAATGCACGGTCGTCTATTGTGGGTATTCCCAATGGACGAGTTTCAGTTGTTCCCGGTTTGGGTATCATTACTCTACGAGTAGGTTTAACCTTACCTGTTAACTTTAATCGTCCTACAAGGCTCATCCGTTGTTTTGGGGTCAGAGATTTAACTCCGTCCACTCCTGCGGTATTTTTGCCTTGATTGTCCTGTGTTACCCGACGTACAGCGATACATTTTGCTGACCAAGACCTAATCAGGGTCTTCTGAAGTTTGCGAACTGCTTTAACATCGCCTCGTTCACTCGCTCGAAATATGCGCTTTTGCAACTTGAAAGTCACCCGTTCTAGCTTGCGCCAGTTGATGTCTTTCCACTCCACCGTCTGATTTTTGTTCAGCGTTTTAGATTTATTCATTGCTACTTGTTCTATTTCTTTGGAATTACCGAGTATCTGTCAGCATATCCCTTGCATTACCAAGGGCATTCGCTTTTGATACCATCCCTCCCCTAATTACCATTCGTTAGCTACTTACTGGTTATCGACCTTTTACCAGAGATAATTAGGGGTTACTTCGTTCCGATTACACATTTGTTTGAAGTCTTTAGCGTGATGCTATCCACCGGGTTTATTGGGCGGTGCTTATAAGTCGGATTATCAACCGCTTATGCCCTAATCCTTGCCTTTTGGCTTGGTGTTTATCAAGTTTTATCTTGAATTTAGCCCATTACACCATTTCTGTTAACGATGGTTCAAACGCATCTTTGCTTTCGCTACACATGGACTTCTTGCTCGATAGTTACCAGATTTGGCTACCAGTAGTTCTACCTTTTAACCCCGCTTTAGTCTGTTAGTTGCTACTTAAGCAGACTAGGGGTTATGCTTTCACCTCAGCACTTGAGGGATGGGACTTAATTCACAGAATTTCACCCATAAATGTAATTAGTTATCTCTAACTACCTAGGTAGCTAGGCTAACCGTCCCATAAGCTTTTTGGCTTATTTTAGGTTAAACGAATCGCACAATAATATTCATATTGAAAATCATCAGTTAGTTGTTGTTTTTAGTTTAAAAATCCCTACAACATCCGCTACTTCAGAATCAAAAAAATATTCAGAGATGACAGAAAATTCAATAATTGCTGAGAATTTAGTTAATTAACCGTTGAATATAAAACGACAATAGCAAGTTCAAGTTCTTGAATTTATGCCCATTGTAAATAAGGATACCTTTAAAAAAATCAGACAATAAGAAGATTAAAGGGATCATCAGGGGTATTTTATGGCAAAATAAAGATTTACAATTTTAATCTCATCTCCAATGCTGACTCCCCGAATTCATCCCGATACCATAGAGGACGTTAAAGAACGCGCTGATATTTATGATGTTGTTTCCGAGAAAGTGGTCTTGAAACGACGGGGAAAAGATTTTGTGGGGTTGTGTCCCTTTCATGAAGAAAAAACCCCTAGTTTTACCGTTAGTCCGACGAAACAAATGTTTTATTGTTTTGGATGTGGGGCGGCGGGAAATAGCCTGAAATTTATCATGGATTTGGAGAAACGTTCCTTTAGTGAGGTCGTTTTAGAGTTAGCAAAACGCTATCAAATTCCGGTAAAAACCTTAGAGCCCGAAAAACGGCAGGAATTACAAAGACAGATTTCTTTACGAGAACAATTATATGAAATTTTAGCGATCGCCACAAGTTTTTATCAACACGCTTTAAGACAGCCGGAAGGATTACAAGCCTTAGATTATTTAAAATTGAAACGTCAGATTAAAGAAGATACAATTCAATATTTTCAGTTAGGATACGCCCCCCAAGGATGGGAAACCCTCTATGATTATCTTGTGGAACAGAAGCATTTTCCGGCGGAATTAGTAGAACAGGCGGGGTTAATTGTGCCTCGAAAAACGGGTAATGGCTATTATGATCGGTTTAGAGATCGGTTAATGATTCCCATTCAGGATAGTCAAGGGCGAGTGATTGGATTTGGAGGTCGGAGTTTAGGGGATGAACTTCCGAAATATCTCAATTCTCCCGAAACAGAATTATTTGATAAAGGTAAAACGTTATTTGCCTTAGATAAAGCCAAAAATGCGATTAGTAAACAGGATTTAGCGATTGTTGTAGAGGGGTATTTTGATGCGATCGCTTTACATAGGGCGGGAATTGAAAATGTTGTAGCATCTTTAGGAACTGCTTTAAGTTTAAATCAAGTTCGGCAGTTAGTTCGCTATACAGAATCTAAACAAATTATTCTGAATTTTGATGCGGATGCTGCGGGAAATAAAGCCGCCGAACGCGCCATCGGAGAAATTGAAGATTTGGCTTATCAAGGATATATTAATTTACGGATTTTAAATATTCCCTCCGGGAAAGATCCTGATGAATTTTTAATCTATAATTCTGCCGAAGATTATCAAAAATTAGTCTTGAATTCTCCCTCATGGATTGAGTGGCAAATTCAACGGCTTTTAATCGGAAAAAGCTTGGAAACCGTTGCCCAGTCGCAACAAGTTTCAAAAGTGATGGTAGAATTATTAAGAAAAATTGACAACGGCATACAAAGAACTCATTATATTCAATACTGTGCTGAACTTCTCAGCCAAGGACAATCTCGATTAGTTCCTTTGTTCGCTAAAAATTTACAAACTCAAGTTAATAAACCTTATTCAGATCATGAAAAACAAAAGGTATCTTCTGATTTACTAACTCTTAATTCTGAACGGAGTTTATTAGAAGAAGCGGAAGTGAAACTGCTGAGAATTTATTTACATTGTCCTGAATACCGTCTGACCATTCAGGATGCCTTAGAAGCGAGAGATTTACAGTTTAGTTTAGCCCATCATCGGTTTCTCTGGCGAGAAATTACTAAAATTGAAGAAATAGCTGAAAAGGATTTAGATTCCGTTGATTTGATTCTGGAATTACAACAAGTTTGTTTACAGGAAAATCAACCTACAAAGCAATTTTATCATTTATTTTATTTGGATGAACATACAGAAATTGATATCCGTCGCGCTCGTTTAGTAATTCGCAGTTCCGTGGCTTCTATTGAAACGGTTATTTGTCAAAAAAGACGAGATATGGCATTAAAATTATGGCAAGAAACAGATGTTGGAAAAGAGCAAAATTTAGCTCAAAAATATTATCAACAAATTGATGCTGAAACGAAATGGATGTGGGAATTAAAACGAATTCGTGATACCCAATTTGATGATTTAATTTCTGTTCCTTTAGGGGGAATAAATTTTAATTAAAAATTAGAGATTATCCCTTGAAATGTGCCATTTTTTTGATTGAAACATCATATATAGCAATCCTATTTGATTTGTATCCAAAATTTCTGCTCAAAAGGGAACAGCTTAACTGGGAACAGGGAACAGCTTAACTGGGAACAGGGAACAGGGGTAATACTTCTAGCTGTTTCATATCAGTTTTAAATGATTACAACCTATTTGGGATTGCTATAGCAGTTGTAAATTATTACAACTAGCCTGAAACAGCCAGAAGTATTATCTGGTGTTCCCTGCTTCCTAAGATAGTGTTTTTACAGAACTTTATTAAGTAGTATAAATGTAATATAGCAACTTTAAGTGACGCTAGAGAAAGTGGAATAACTAGACTCGAATTCTCCCAAATAGCGAACTATCCTAGGGAATAGAGAGGGAAAAGTTGACCCTCTCTCCTGAAATATAAATAAAATGAATCTATGATAAGAACCTACTCATGAATGGCAACTATTCCTGATCAACGCCAAGGAAATTGTAAAGTAGAGTGTTCACTTTGGAAAGTTTTATTATTCATTAATTTGAAAATTTCCCATTCATTACACCCATCCGCTATCCACCCATCTAATAGCAATTAAATCCGCCAATACCCCCCTCTAAATTAAACCTTTTAAGTTGACTGAAACCCTTATTTGAGTTCAATAATTCACGGGTTTACAAGGCGGATTAACACTTTAATCATCCCAGAAGGAGTCAATGATGTTACACAAAAGTCTGCTAATTTTAACCGTAACCCTGTCATCAATGATAACCTCTACGCCAGCGAAAGCTTCGGAGTTTATTCGGTCGAGTTTTTCTGTAGAGTCTCCCTGTCCTATTCTGAATACTACATCCCAACAACAGCTTTTACCTTCTCTGTGCCGCCAAGCTAGAGAGGAAGGTCAGGAAATCATTCAAGATACGGGTAGACCTCCACGAGATTAATATTAAAGATCAGCCCAGGCATTACTGGAACAAATTCTAATAACCCTCATCCCCCCAGTAGAGATATGAAGTTTAAATTCAATATCTCTACTGTTTTTTGTTCTTGATAAAATCCCTGAACCCAGTGAGGCAACACCGAACACCGAACAGTCAGCAATGAATCCTTTTGCTGGATTTAGAAATGTCCTAACTGTAATGGGTAGCACTATATCTTTTCCCTTAATTTCCCTCAATCTCCTAGGAGTAGGGCTTTGAACGGTATGACAACCCCAGAAACTGTAATCCTGATTGCCGATTTTGTGATAAAGTTAAAAATTGTAAAGAAATATGAGAGTCGGATGATCTCCGGGTTAACAAAAAACCCATATTGCTTACATTTATAGACATTGATAGGAACTTCCATGCAACAGAATTGGCTGCACAGATTGCTTCTCTCTCTTGCTGTATTTGCTCTAGTGTTTTCGACTTGGGCATTTGCACCCGTTGCTCATGCGTTTAATAATCCTGATTTACTGCCTAAAATTCAAACCCCCGTCATTGACCTCGCCGGAATTCTGACCGACGTTCAGGAAAACCTATTAGCAAAAGATATAGAAGAGTTTGAAACCCAAACAGGATGGAAACTGAGAGTCTTAACTCAATTTGACCAAACCCCAGGGCGCGCCGTTAAAGACTATTGGGGACTGGATGATAAAAGCGTTTTATTAGTCGCCGATGAACGGGGTGGGAATATTCTCAACTTTAGCGTCGGTCGTCAGGTTTACCCGTTTCTGTCTCGGACATTTTGGGTAGAATTACAAACCCGCTTCGGAAATCAATATTTTATTCGAGAAAATGGAGAAGACCAATCGGTACTCCAATCCATTGATACGATTCAAGGCTGTTTAGTTCAAGGTGGCTGTCGAGTTGTTCCCGGACTTCCTCAAGAACAGTGGATTTTAACCTTAATTACCTCGGCTCTCGGTGGAGTGATTTGTGGTATCGCCAGTATTCCCCGCAAACCCGGACAAGTGATTGCATGGCAATGGGCGTTAATTTTCTCTCCTTTGTGGGGGATTTTATTCATTGCCTTTGGAATTGGCCCTGTTGTTTCTCGTACCCAGGAATGGCTTCCCCTTGTTCGCAATATTTCTGGCTTCCTGATTGGTTTCTTAGTGGCTTTTCTGACTCCGGTGTTCAATCACTCCTCCTCCCCAGAAGCTTAAGGGCTTTGACCGTTGGCGGTTGACGGTTGATTGTCAAGGTGCGCGGACGCTGGCACGACCTTACTCCTACACCCTATTTCTCGTCACAACGCCAACAACCTGATACACTGAATAAGTTGTAATCTGGTTGTGCTAAGTCAATTTTCCTTAGCCACAGAACTGAAGAAGCTAACAATCGGCGAGTCACAATGGAATGGCATATTACCGATGCCCAGAGTTTAGGAATTATTGATGACGAAATTGGCGATCATGTATTTTCGCCAGCCGAATACGAAATTGTTCGTCGAGTGATTTATTCGACGGCGGATTTTGAATATAAAAGTTTAGTTCGTTTTTCTGACCAAGCGTTACAAGGGGGGGCGGCGGCTTTAGCGGCTCGGACAACGATTGTTGTTGATGTGCCCATGGTACAGGTGGGGATTACTCCCCGCATTCTTTCAACCTTTGCTAATCCTGTTTATTGTTCGATGGAGGCGGTAACACGACCCCAACGGGAAAAAACCCGCTCGGCTTGGGGGATTGAAACCTTAGCAAAGCGCTATCCTGAAGCGATTTTTGTTATTGGTCAAGAACAAACAGCCCTTTCTGCCATTGTCGATTTAATTGAAGCGGATGAGATTAAACCCGCTTTAGTAATTGCGACTCCTTCAGGTTTTGTCGGGGCTGATGTCGCCAAGTCCCGTTTAAATGATTCGATGGTTCCCCATGTCCGCATTGACGGACGCAAGGGTAGTGCAGTTGTGGCGGTGGCGTTAGTTGATGCCTTAGTTGATCTGGCTTGGCAAGCCTATGGTCGAGAAGGTAATGGTAGTTAGATGGGTTTGGACTTGTTGGGATAAGATAGGGGAAAATTCAAGTTCTGACTCCTGACCGTTTCCCCCATCACTTCTATAAATTTCGAGTTGGTTATCACATTTTTGCTTTTTTGTCAAGTAGGGGTAGCAAAGGGCGATATTTAAGATGTGCGCGAGGTCAGTTGATTTTAGATAATTTTTGAAGGCTTGAATCGATTTTTAACGATAGAATGGCTATTATGGCTGATGTTTTGGGATCAAGATATAGATGTTGCAATTTAGCCTATCTACTAAAATGCTAACATTCGCTCCAAACCTTGTCAAGTCGTTCCCTTAAGAAAAATAATTCTCATTAATTTAGCTTTTATTAAGAATTGTAAACCCACCTTTGTTTTGAAATTTAAAATTTATTAGGTAGATAGATTAGATTATATAATTATTTTCTGTCCTAAAGAGAGTCCTTTTGAGGGGTTTCATCACTGAAGCAGACATAGGAGTCGCACCTGGTGATTAGAACATAGACTGATACTAAAACCTAAGCCGTACACCCCTATAAACTTACCTGTTCTCTGTTCCCTACTCTAAAAAGAGATCTAAAAACTCAATTAAAACATTCACCAGATTATCTTCTAAAAAAATATCATTTTGTGTTGGATCTCTTGAGATTTGCTATATTTTGAAGGTAGACTCTCCCATTTTGTGCAGTGGAGGACTTTATTTTTGAGTTTAAGAATCTCAGGAAATCGCTTAATTAAAACTTTACCAGGGGAAGAAACACGCCCCACATTAGCCAGGGTCAGAGAAGCAGTTTTTAATATTTGGCAGGGTCAAATAGAAGGCTGTCGCTGGTTAGATTTATGTACCGGAAGCGGTTCAATGGGAGCCGAAGCATTATGTCGAGGAGCATCGGTTGTAATTGGGATAGAACAACATAGAAAAGCTTGTCAAGTGATTCAAGAAAATTGGCAAAAAATTGCCGATTCTTCCCAACAGTTTCAAGTCATACGAGGGGATATTTTAGAAAAGTTAAAAACCTTATCGGGGCAACAATTTGATTGTATTTATTTCGATCCGCCTTATGATAGTAATCTTTATCAACCCACCTTAGACGCGATCGCCCAATATCAACTTCTGTCTGCGGATGGAGAAATTGCGGTTGAGCATCATCCCCATCGTTGGCAAATTCAACCCATTATGGGGTTAGAAATTTGTCGGGAAAAAATCTATGGAAATTGTGCTTTAACGTTTTATTGTTTAAAATAATAGAATCCGTAGTAAGTCGCCTCTAATGGGAGTTTTTATGTCTTACGAACAAGAAAAGCAAATTGCAATTGCAGCTACATTAGCGGCTGGGAAACTATGTGAAAAAGTGCGTCGGAATATCCCACCAGCAATGGAGAAAAGTGATAAAAGTCCGGTGACGGTTGCCGATTATGGTTCTCAAGCAATTATTTGTAAAGCCATCGCAGAAGTATTTCCTCATGATCCCGTTGTCGGGGAAGAAGATGCAACGGAATTGCAAACTCCAGAAATGGCAGAAAATTTAGCAAAAATTACCCAATATGTACAGGAAATTATTCCTGATGCCACCTCAGAACAGGTTACAGATTGGATTAATAAAGGGAATGGAAAAGTTGGAAACCGCTTTTGGACATTAGATCCCATTGATGGAACAAAAGGATTTTTAAGACAAGATCAATATGCCATTGCTTTAGCTTTAATTGAAGACGGGGAAGTCAAAGTTGGGGTGATGGGATGTCCGGCTTATCCGGTGGAAAATCATGAACCGGGAGCTTTATTTGTTGCGGTGCGAGGACAAGGCGCAACGATGATAATTTTGGCAACGGGTGAAGAAATTCCGATTCAAGTTGTGCAGGCAAATGATGTAGAAAATCTTCGGTTTGTGGGCAGTGTTGAAGCCAGTCATGGAGATATTGATCGTCAGGATGCTGTAGCAAAAGCAGTAGGAATTATTGCCCCAGCAATTAAAATGGATTCTCAAGCAAAATATGGGGCGGTTGCTTCTGGAAAAGCGGCGTTATATTTGCGACTTCCTTCTCCTAAAACTCCTAATTATCGAGAAAATATTTGGGATCACGCGGCGGGGGCAATTGTTGTTGAAGAAGCGGGAGGAAGAGTCAGTGATATGTTTGGTAAACCTTTAGATTTTGCCTCTAATCCTAAAATGTTAGATAATCGGGGGATTTTAGTTAGTAATGGCATTATTCATGATACGGTTTTATCGGTATTGAATCAATAAATTTCTCCGAGTTAATCAGGATTAAACCTAGGATAGAATTAAGATCGTTTTAGGGCGAGGAGCTCCATCCGTTTTAACTTAACGCCAAAAAGCCCTGATTACAGCTTTGATCAGATGTCCCTAAATCCCCCTTAAAAAGCAGGGGGTTTTCATTTTACAAAATTGGCGACTCAATTTGACTCTCCAATTTTGTAAAATGGGGCGAAAAAACTGTCAGTATTGTCTTAATTTTTAAGTTCTGGGCTATGTGTTTTCCAGTCAAAAAAGATGATCCATAAACTACTACTAAGAGCGGCGGCAAAGAAGCACCACACTGAAATAAAAGTAGTTTGATAAAAGCTATCCGCCAAAATAAAAGAAAGAATGACCACAATGCCAAATATTACTAATAACCTTTGGCTTGATATCAAAAAAGGAACACTAATTACTAGCAAATATAAATATTTACAAACATCATAGAAAGAAATAAATTTAAGATCATATAGCAAATTAAGGTTATATAGCACTTCCAAATGAGTTATAATAAATGTAAGGTTAGCAATAATCCCCCAAAGCTGGCAACGGAAAATGAATATAATCGANCTTAACTGGGAACAGGGAACAGGGGTAATACTTCTAGCTGTTTCATATCAGTTTTAAATGATTACAACCTATTTGNAACAAATTTCCTGAATAATTAGTAGCTAAAACCCCTTCTCTAATCACGCAACTCAGAAGATAAATTGCTAAACTTAATCCAATGATAGCCAAGGTTAAAATTACTTTTTTGCGAAGCGGATTGTTTTCTAATAAATACACAGAAACCGGGCATAAAATTAACCAAATTCCTGTAGCAAAGCCTAAAAAACCATAAGCTCCTATAAAATAGAGAAGAGATGATTGATGATCCAAATTTAACCAGACCATTCCCTCCAAAAATTGCTGAGTTGCAAATAATAACGGAAAAGAAGCTAATAAAAGCTGATTTTTCGAGGTCGTTTGTGTTAGTGTCGCAATTCCTAATACTGATAAGGAGAGACTGGCGGTAAAACTTGCCGTTGCTGAAAAGCACATAAAAATATTAGACTCCTAAGTTCTTAAAACCGTAGATTTTTTGAATACATCGTTAACAAGTCTGTTGATTTCTTTGCTTTTCCTGATACATTAGAGCAACAGGGCAAGTTACTATACAGCATTAAGAGGATATTGTATTCGTGGTAGCCGTGAATCAACCGATTACAGTCAATGATCAAAATCTAATTGAAAAAGCACTTTTGCTCAAAGTGAAACGACTGACTTCTGCACGAGGACAACTGGTGCTTCCTTGTGCCCCTGCTTTGCTCGATGAATATATGAGTCAGTTTAACGCTTTGTTAATCGCATTGGGGCAGAACTTTA
The sequence above is a segment of the Planktothrix tepida PCC 9214 genome. Coding sequences within it:
- the dnaG gene encoding DNA primase, coding for MLTPRIHPDTIEDVKERADIYDVVSEKVVLKRRGKDFVGLCPFHEEKTPSFTVSPTKQMFYCFGCGAAGNSLKFIMDLEKRSFSEVVLELAKRYQIPVKTLEPEKRQELQRQISLREQLYEILAIATSFYQHALRQPEGLQALDYLKLKRQIKEDTIQYFQLGYAPQGWETLYDYLVEQKHFPAELVEQAGLIVPRKTGNGYYDRFRDRLMIPIQDSQGRVIGFGGRSLGDELPKYLNSPETELFDKGKTLFALDKAKNAISKQDLAIVVEGYFDAIALHRAGIENVVASLGTALSLNQVRQLVRYTESKQIILNFDADAAGNKAAERAIGEIEDLAYQGYINLRILNIPSGKDPDEFLIYNSAEDYQKLVLNSPSWIEWQIQRLLIGKSLETVAQSQQVSKVMVELLRKIDNGIQRTHYIQYCAELLSQGQSRLVPLFAKNLQTQVNKPYSDHEKQKVSSDLLTLNSERSLLEEAEVKLLRIYLHCPEYRLTIQDALEARDLQFSLAHHRFLWREITKIEEIAEKDLDSVDLILELQQVCLQENQPTKQFYHLFYLDEHTEIDIRRARLVIRSSVASIETVICQKRRDMALKLWQETDVGKEQNLAQKYYQQIDAETKWMWELKRIRDTQFDDLISVPLGGINFN
- a CDS encoding TPM domain-containing protein, which translates into the protein MQQNWLHRLLLSLAVFALVFSTWAFAPVAHAFNNPDLLPKIQTPVIDLAGILTDVQENLLAKDIEEFETQTGWKLRVLTQFDQTPGRAVKDYWGLDDKSVLLVADERGGNILNFSVGRQVYPFLSRTFWVELQTRFGNQYFIRENGEDQSVLQSIDTIQGCLVQGGCRVVPGLPQEQWILTLITSALGGVICGIASIPRKPGQVIAWQWALIFSPLWGILFIAFGIGPVVSRTQEWLPLVRNISGFLIGFLVAFLTPVFNHSSSPEA
- a CDS encoding precorrin-8X methylmutase; the protein is MEWHITDAQSLGIIDDEIGDHVFSPAEYEIVRRVIYSTADFEYKSLVRFSDQALQGGAAALAARTTIVVDVPMVQVGITPRILSTFANPVYCSMEAVTRPQREKTRSAWGIETLAKRYPEAIFVIGQEQTALSAIVDLIEADEIKPALVIATPSGFVGADVAKSRLNDSMVPHVRIDGRKGSAVVAVALVDALVDLAWQAYGREGNGS
- the rsmD gene encoding 16S rRNA (guanine(966)-N(2))-methyltransferase RsmD, with translation MSLRISGNRLIKTLPGEETRPTLARVREAVFNIWQGQIEGCRWLDLCTGSGSMGAEALCRGASVVIGIEQHRKACQVIQENWQKIADSSQQFQVIRGDILEKLKTLSGQQFDCIYFDPPYDSNLYQPTLDAIAQYQLLSADGEIAVEHHPHRWQIQPIMGLEICREKIYGNCALTFYCLK
- a CDS encoding 3'(2'),5'-bisphosphate nucleotidase, whose product is MSYEQEKQIAIAATLAAGKLCEKVRRNIPPAMEKSDKSPVTVADYGSQAIICKAIAEVFPHDPVVGEEDATELQTPEMAENLAKITQYVQEIIPDATSEQVTDWINKGNGKVGNRFWTLDPIDGTKGFLRQDQYAIALALIEDGEVKVGVMGCPAYPVENHEPGALFVAVRGQGATMIILATGEEIPIQVVQANDVENLRFVGSVEASHGDIDRQDAVAKAVGIIAPAIKMDSQAKYGAVASGKAALYLRLPSPKTPNYRENIWDHAAGAIVVEEAGGRVSDMFGKPLDFASNPKMLDNRGILVSNGIIHDTVLSVLNQ
- a CDS encoding DUF6629 family protein, whose amino-acid sequence is MLYNLNLLYDLKFISFYDVCKYLYLLVISVPFLISSQRLLVIFGIVVILSFILADSFYQTTFISVWCFFAAALSSSLWIIFFDWKTHSPELKN
- a CDS encoding DUF6629 family protein — translated: MCFSATASFTASLSLSVLGIATLTQTTSKNQLLLASFPLLFATQQFLEGMVWLNLDHQSSLLYFIGAYGFLGFATGIWLILCPVSVYLLENNPLRKKVILTLAIIGLSLAIYLLSCVIREGVLATNYSGNLXQIGCNHLKLI